The genomic region TTCGGGGCCGGCTCTCTTATACGCGACGATCGGACGTGGCGGGTCCAGCGCCTCCCGGCTTCTGAGCGCTCCGCGCAGCACCATTCCCGGCTGGGCCAGCGTATAGCGCGCCACCCAGTCGACGGTCTTTAAAAGCTCGTCGGAAAGCGGCGGCACCTCGAAGGCGTGCGCGATGTCCTTGAGCCGGTTATGGGCGAAATTGTCTTTCGGCTCTCCCCACACCACCCCCAGCGTCGGCCGCGGCCCCAGCGGCACGACGACGATCGAACCGCGCTCGACCGCCATCCCCTCGGGCACCCGATAGGAATAGGGGCCGTCGACGGCGACCGAAACCATCACTGATACGACTGGGCCAAGGGACATAGGGAAAAATGCGAACGAAACGGGATCAGGCCGCCTAACATAGTGTGCTGGCGCGATTCGGCCAGTCCCCGTTTTGGTAACCTCTTTGCGCTTAGACTGGCCGCCATGACCGATACCGGCTTTGCCATTTCCGATCGCCTGCGCAGCCACGTCACCGCCTGGCAGCGCGAACTCTCAACAATAAGGCGCCTCTCGCCCAAGACGGTCGAGGCCTATGGCCGCGATCTCGACCAGTTCATGGCCTTCCTCTCCGCCCATATCGGCGGCACTGTCGACCTTGGCGATCTCAAACAGCTTCGCCCCGCCGATCTGCGCGCCTTCCTTGCCGCCCGCCGCCGCGCCGATATCGGCTCGCGCAGCCTCGCCCGCGCCCTTTCGGGGGTGAAATCCTTCTTCACATATCTGGAACGCGAAGGCATCATGGCCCTCGAAGCGCTCTCTGTGGTGCGCACCCCCAAATTGCCGCGGGGCCTGCCCAAACCGCTTTCGGCCTCCGAGGCCAAAGCGGTCGGCCCGGCCACCCATGAGCAGGAAGTTCGTCCCTGGATCGCCGCCCGCGACGTGGCGGTCATCTCCCTTTGCTACGGCGCCGGCCTGCGCATTTCGGAAGCCCTGGCGCTGACCCGCGCCGATCTCGATGGCTCGGCGCTGCGGGTCGTGGGCAAGGGCAACAAGGTGCGCCTCGTCCCGCTGATCGCCCCGGTCCGCGCCGCCATCGAGGATTACCTCCGCCTCTGCCCCTTCGCCGTCGGCGCTAATGACCCCATGTTCCGCGGCGTTCGCGGCGGCCCCTTGAGCCCGCGCCTCATCCAGCTCCGGCTCGAAGAGCTTCGCGGCGCGCTCGGGCTTCCCGCCTCGGCGACCCCGCATGCCCTGCGCCATTCCTTTGCCACCCACCTTTTGGCCGGCGGCGGAGATTTACGCGCCATCCAGGAGCTTTTGGGCCACGCCTCGCTCTCGACCACCCAGATCTACACCCATATCGACGGCGAACGCCTGCTCGAAGCCTATCGCTCCGCACATCCGCGGTCGTAAACGCCGTCTTGGCGTGTGTGAATTTGCTGCTGGAACCGTTCAGGATTTGATTGCATCAAATCCTCGATTCCAACCCATTGTTTGTCGCGTGCCCGAACGCAAAACCGTTCCACTTTTGCTGGACACGCTCTAATAGGCTGACAACATCCCTTTATGGCCGATATGCACACCATGCCCCCCTCCCCCATCCGCGATCAGAATATCGGCCTGGCCCTCGCCGCCCTCGGCGCCGCCCTCTTTGCCACCAAGGGCATTTTCGTCAAACTCGCCTACGCTCAGGACCTTGATGCGCTTACGGTTCTGGCCTGGCGCATGATCCTGGCCGTGCCGTTTTTCCTGGCGTTCGGCCTCCTCGCCTATCGCGACCGCCGCCGGGGAAAAGGCCGCCATGCCAATGAAAAGGTTCCGTTCAGATCGGTCTTGGGCGCCATGCTCATCGGCATCATGGGCTATTATGGCGCAAGCCTTCTCGATTTTCTCAGCCTCGACCTCATCACCGCCCAGCTCAACCGCCTGGTTTTGCTCACTTACCCCTTCATCGTCCTGGTCCTGGGCGCGGTGTTGTTCCGCCGGCGCCTCACCGCCCCGGTGATCGGCGCCGCCCTGCTCGCCTATCTGGGCATCGCCATCATCTTCGGCCATGACATGGTGATCGAGGGCGATACGGTTCTGGCCGGCACCGCGCTGGCCCTCGCCAGCGCCCTGGCCTATGCGCTCTATCAGCTTTTCGCCAAGCCGCTGATCGACGTGCTCGGGCCGCGCCTGTTCACCGCCATCGCCATGACGGCGGCGGGCGTCATCGTGCTGGTCCACTTCTTTTGGACACACCCGTTTTCCGCCCTGGCGATTGCGCCGGACACCTTTTGGATTCTCCTTGCCCTTGCGCTCGCCGCCACTGTCGCGCCGGTGCTGTTGATCGCCGCCGCCATCGGCTCGATCGGCGCCGAAAGGACGGCGGTTTTCGGCAATATCTCCCCGATTTTGACCATTATTCTGGCCATTATCGTTCTGGGTGAACCCTTTACGGCGATCCACGGTGCCGGAACCGCACTGGTAATTTGCGGCATTTTGCTGTTCACTCGTCTCACCACGCAACCGGCAATTGCTAGCCGCGAAGAGGGACCAATCTCATGAAAAGAACCGGGTTGATGATGGGCGGCGCCGTGCTTGCCCTTGGACTTGCCTTGGGCGGACCGGCATTCTCCCAGGACATTGATTTCGGCGACGATTCGAGCACCTTCGCCAACGACCAGCAATGCGACGACCCGCGCTTCGAAGGCCCGGGCGCCGCCATGGTGCTCAGCCCGGTCGACGAGATGCGTGATGCGACCGACTGCCAGGCCGCCTTCGAAGCCGGCGAGGTCACCCTTGCCGCCGAAGGCGAGACCGGAGAGCCCGCCCCCGCCCCCGACGCTCCGGCAACCGCCGCGGCGCCGGCCGAGGGCGAGATCGATTTCGGCGATGATTCGGGCAATTGGGCCAATGACGGCGAATGCGACGATCCGCGCTTCGGCGGCGGCCTCGAAAGCCATCTTCTGGCCGACGCAACCGACTGCCGCACCGCCTATGAGGCCGGCGAGGTGACCTTTGCGCCCCAGGAGAGCGCGGACGCCGGCGTCACGGACGGCGAGATCGACTTCGGCGACGATTCTGGCAATTGGGCCAATGATGGCGAATGCGACGACCCCCGTTTCGGGGGCGCCCTCACCAGCCACGAATTGGCCGATGCCACCGACTGCCGCAATGCCTATGAAGCCGGCGAAGTGACCTACACGCCCGCCGGAGAGGCCGACACCCAAACCGGCGCCACCGATGGCGAGATCGATTTCGGCGATGATTCCGGCTCGTTCGCCAATGACGGCGAATGTGACGATCCCCGCTTCGGCGGCGCGCTCACCAGCCATGAGCTGGCCGACGCCACCGACTGCCAGGCCGCTTACGAAGCCGGCGATGTCACCTATAGCGGCGAGACGGGCACCGACGCCGGCGGCGAAATCTCGATCGACGACATCGATTTCGGCGACGATTCGGGCACCTGGGCCAATGACGGCGAATGCGACGACCCCCGTTTCGGCGGCAGCCTCACCAGCCACGAACTGGCCGACGCCACGGACTGCCGCAACGCCTATGAGGCCGGCGAAGTCACCTTTAACGGCGAGACGGGCGCAGCGGGCGGAGATCCCATCGTGATCGATGGCATCGACTTCGGCGACGATTCGGGCACCTATTCGCTGGACGACGAATGCGACGATCCGCGCTTTACCGGCTCGGGCGTCGGCGTTGCTCTGGACGATCACCTGATGGCCGATGCCACCGACTGTTCCACAGCCTATGAGGATGGCACCGTCACGCTGGATGAAAACCAAGGGTCGGGAGAATCCATCGTCGTCGACGACATCGATTTCGGTGACGATTCGGGCAATTGGGCCAATGACGGCGAATGCGACGACCCGCGCTTTACCGGTTCGGGCGTGGGCGTTGCTCTTGACGACCACCTGATGGCCGATGCCACCGACTGTTCGACTGCCTATGAGGATGGCACGGTGACCCTTGAGGGCGATGCCGGGTCCGATGAGGACTTCCGCATCAATTTCGGTGACGATTCCAGCGCCTCGGCCAATGACGGCGTCTGCGACGATCCCCGCTTCCAGGGCCGCGGCGGCGCCTCCGAACTCCAGAACGCCAACCGGATGGCCGACGCCACCGACTGCCGCGCCGCCTACGACGCCGGCACGGTGACCTACAACCCCTAGGAGCGTGACCAGCAAAAGCATG from Pelagibacterium sp. 26DY04 harbors:
- a CDS encoding DUF3693 domain-containing protein, producing MRQSVASARRWLSRPPPKRGSSHSPSLAQLPESSPKSISPSAGAAAVAGASGAGAGSPVSPSAARVTSPASKAAWQSVASRISSTGLSTMAAPGPSKRGSSHCWSLAKVLESSPKSMSWENAGPPKASPRASTAPPIINPVLFMRLVPLRG
- a CDS encoding DMT family transporter yields the protein MADMHTMPPSPIRDQNIGLALAALGAALFATKGIFVKLAYAQDLDALTVLAWRMILAVPFFLAFGLLAYRDRRRGKGRHANEKVPFRSVLGAMLIGIMGYYGASLLDFLSLDLITAQLNRLVLLTYPFIVLVLGAVLFRRRLTAPVIGAALLAYLGIAIIFGHDMVIEGDTVLAGTALALASALAYALYQLFAKPLIDVLGPRLFTAIAMTAAGVIVLVHFFWTHPFSALAIAPDTFWILLALALAATVAPVLLIAAAIGSIGAERTAVFGNISPILTIILAIIVLGEPFTAIHGAGTALVICGILLFTRLTTQPAIASREEGPIS
- a CDS encoding tyrosine recombinase XerC; translation: MTDTGFAISDRLRSHVTAWQRELSTIRRLSPKTVEAYGRDLDQFMAFLSAHIGGTVDLGDLKQLRPADLRAFLAARRRADIGSRSLARALSGVKSFFTYLEREGIMALEALSVVRTPKLPRGLPKPLSASEAKAVGPATHEQEVRPWIAARDVAVISLCYGAGLRISEALALTRADLDGSALRVVGKGNKVRLVPLIAPVRAAIEDYLRLCPFAVGANDPMFRGVRGGPLSPRLIQLRLEELRGALGLPASATPHALRHSFATHLLAGGGDLRAIQELLGHASLSTTQIYTHIDGERLLEAYRSAHPRS